The Bradyrhizobium ottawaense genome window below encodes:
- a CDS encoding MFS transporter — MDQNTPRENVASDQRDAVRTALVVLALCFTLAVLGRGLGDSFTVFLKPISESFGWDRAQIVSVYSLTWLASGLTAPFVGRLFDHSGPRIVYALGLLLLGAAFLVAAHAQHLWQFQLSIGLCVGIGVAFIGIVPNSILLGRWFGPRLPTAMSVVYSAMGGGVLALLPASQLLIDHIGWRDTYQLFGFTALGLLLPLMLLPWRLFAAGSPHVVKRTDPDFVDNGWTLLRAMRHHAFWALFWTFFFTAVGMYSIAAQIVAYLIDAGFPPLQAATAWGFSGVVLVFGMLGVSALDGLIGRRPSVLLSYAISILGIVLLWLLQYSPNILLLTGFVVCFGSMMGSRGPLISATAMRIFQGKRVGTIYGTISIGSGLGSAFGSWSGGLIHDATHGYNALLAFALASVVLGMIPFLIVPALRR; from the coding sequence ATGGATCAGAACACGCCCAGGGAGAACGTCGCGAGCGATCAGCGGGACGCTGTTCGCACCGCGCTCGTCGTGCTCGCTCTGTGCTTCACGCTGGCCGTGCTCGGCCGCGGGCTCGGCGACAGCTTTACGGTGTTCCTGAAACCGATTTCGGAAAGTTTTGGCTGGGACCGCGCGCAGATCGTCTCGGTCTATTCACTGACCTGGCTCGCGAGCGGTCTCACCGCGCCCTTCGTCGGACGCCTGTTCGACCATTCCGGACCACGCATCGTCTATGCGCTCGGGCTGTTGCTGCTGGGCGCGGCGTTCCTGGTCGCAGCCCACGCGCAACATCTCTGGCAATTCCAACTCTCGATCGGCCTCTGCGTCGGCATCGGCGTTGCCTTCATCGGCATCGTGCCGAACTCGATCCTGCTCGGCCGCTGGTTCGGCCCTCGTCTGCCGACGGCAATGTCGGTGGTGTATTCAGCGATGGGCGGCGGCGTGCTGGCGCTGTTGCCGGCTTCGCAGCTCCTGATCGATCACATCGGCTGGCGCGACACCTACCAGCTATTCGGTTTTACGGCACTGGGCCTGTTGCTCCCGCTGATGCTGCTGCCGTGGCGGCTGTTCGCCGCGGGCTCGCCGCATGTCGTGAAGAGGACCGACCCTGATTTCGTCGACAATGGCTGGACCCTGCTCCGTGCCATGCGCCATCACGCCTTCTGGGCGCTGTTCTGGACCTTTTTCTTCACTGCCGTCGGCATGTACTCAATCGCCGCACAGATCGTGGCCTATCTGATCGACGCCGGCTTTCCGCCGCTGCAGGCTGCGACCGCCTGGGGTTTCTCCGGCGTCGTGCTTGTGTTCGGCATGCTCGGCGTCTCCGCGCTCGACGGCCTGATCGGGCGCCGGCCGTCGGTGCTGCTGAGCTACGCGATCTCGATCCTCGGCATCGTCCTGCTCTGGCTGTTGCAGTATTCTCCGAACATCCTGCTGCTCACCGGTTTCGTCGTCTGCTTCGGCAGCATGATGGGCTCGCGCGGCCCGCTGATCAGCGCCACGGCGATGAGGATTTTCCAGGGCAAGCGGGTCGGCACCATCTACGGCACCATCTCGATCGGCAGTGGCCTCGGCTCGGCGTTCGGCTCCTGGAGCGGCGGCCTGATCCATGACGCGACCCACGGGTACAACGCGCTGCTTGCGTTCGCACTTGCGAGCGTGGTGCTCGGGATGATCCCGTTCCTGATCGTGCCCGCCTTGCGGCGGTAG
- a CDS encoding DoxX family protein, with the protein MNFPYLTRFQPVLLSLFRFVTGLLLFQYGIAKIFKFPVLPYFANIPPLIWTAGALELVLGALLMLGLFTRLTAFILSGEMAFAYFMGHMLKGETPVLLPLLNGGTAAILFCFACLYLAAAGGGSVSVDALMGKESDAAGDAYARR; encoded by the coding sequence ATGAACTTTCCGTATCTCACTCGCTTTCAACCGGTTCTCTTGAGCCTGTTTCGCTTCGTCACCGGATTGCTGCTGTTCCAGTACGGCATCGCAAAGATCTTCAAGTTTCCGGTGCTCCCCTACTTCGCCAACATCCCGCCGCTGATCTGGACGGCAGGTGCGCTCGAACTCGTGCTCGGCGCGCTTCTGATGCTCGGCCTGTTCACCCGCCTCACCGCTTTCATTCTCTCGGGCGAAATGGCCTTCGCTTACTTCATGGGCCACATGCTCAAAGGCGAAACGCCGGTGCTCTTGCCGCTGCTCAATGGCGGCACCGCAGCAATCCTGTTCTGCTTCGCCTGCCTCTACCTCGCGGCCGCCGGCGGCGGTTCGGTCAGCGTAGATGCGCTGATGGGCAAGGAGAGTGACGCGGCGGGCGATGCCTACGCACGGCGCTGA